A stretch of the Hydra vulgaris chromosome 09, alternate assembly HydraT2T_AEP genome encodes the following:
- the LOC100199204 gene encoding fibroblast growth factor receptor 3 isoform X5, translating into MSRNCIGFDLLPKDDWEIFPESISLENKIGEGAFGTVFVAKISVKDISKAGKANQILSMFDIKEDSVINVAAKLLKDGANQSELDDFQEEISLMKGIGYHKNIVNMIGCSTIKKPLCLIVEFMENGDLLQFLRNKRSKLSTSKLNGESAVNFMYTQSYQQTLETTISESCTSECMPYEIPLDKIGLITPNDLISFAWQVAAGMEFLSCNKLVHRDLAARNILVGAEKNLKISDFGLTRRVNDELNYMSSKNRRLPIKWMSVEAIFDQVFTACSDVWSYGILLFEIVTLGGTPYPSINNRELLTLLKSGYRMDRPENCSEPMYDIMLHCWNEDPLQRPTFTELRERFDKIMSQGDSYLNFDIDEKNVYYNAASFNSLPAETDDAALEEDIFQKPVYIKSVEEIKKSTEEKFTSLNERYTNQLSTLCEELRN; encoded by the exons ATGTCCAG AAACTGCATTGGTTTTGATTTATTACCAAAAGATGATTGGGAGATTTTCCCTGAAAGTAtcagtttagaaaataaaatcggGGAAGGTGCTTTTGGTACTGTCTTTGTAGCTAAAATAAGTGTAAAGGATATTTCGAAAGCAGGGAAAGCTAACCAAATATTATCAATGTTTGATATCAAAGAAGATTCTGTTATTAATGTTGCTGCGAAACTTTtgaaag ATGGTGCTAACCAATCAGAGTTGGATGATTTTCAAGAGGAAATCAGCCTCATGAAAGGAATTggatatcataaaaatattgtaaatatgatTGGTTGCTctacaattaaaaaaccattatgTTTGATTGTTGAATTTATGGAGAATGGAGATTTGTTGCAGTTTTTGAGAAACAAACGATCCAAA CTTTCTACATCCAAGCTTAATGGAGAGTCAGCAGTAAACTTTATGTATACCCAAAGCTATCAACAAACTCTCGag aCAACGATAAGTGAGAGCTGCACTTCTGAATGTATGCCCTACGAGATTCCTCTAGATAAAATTGGTTTAATAACACCTAATGATCTGATCAGTTTTGCATGGCAAGTTGCAGCAGGAATG GAATTTCTTTCATGTAATAAATTGGTACATCGAGACCTTGCTGCAAGAAATATATTGGTAGGTGctgagaaaaatttaaaaatatctgactTTGGACTTACACGTAGAGTCAATGACGAATTGAATTACATGAGCAGTAAAAATCGTCGATTACCAATAAAGTGGATGTCAGTTGAAGCCATATTTGATCAAGTGTTCACAGCGTGCAGTGATGT GTGGTCTTATGGCATTCTGTTATTTGAAATTGTTACACTAG GGGGTACTCCTTATCCCAGTATAAATAATCGTGAACTTCTTACTCTTTTAAAATCTGGCTATAGAATGGATCGACCAGAAAATTGTTCTGAACCAAT gTACGATATTATGCTACACTGTTGGAATGAAGATCCATTACAACGACCTACTTTTACAGAATTACGTGAACGTTTCGATAAAATAATGTCTCAAGGTGATTCTTATTTGAACTTTGATATTGACGaaaagaatgtttattataacGCTGCATCGTTTAACAGTCTACCTGCTGAAACAGATGATGCTGCATTGGAGGAAGATATTTTCCAAAAACCTGTTTACATAAAATCagttgaagaaattaaaaaatcaactgAGGAAAAATTCACTTCATTGAATGAAAGATACACGAATCAGTTATCTACATTATGTGAAGAATTGCGCAATtag